The following proteins are encoded in a genomic region of Macrobrachium rosenbergii isolate ZJJX-2024 chromosome 31, ASM4041242v1, whole genome shotgun sequence:
- the LOC136855440 gene encoding LOW QUALITY PROTEIN: F-box only protein 9 (The sequence of the model RefSeq protein was modified relative to this genomic sequence to represent the inferred CDS: substituted 1 base at 1 genomic stop codon) yields the protein MGLNCNNLGRCTTPNSVAGEADVMVMETTLCSLHADPRQSARADDNNIALVDLTEHTTTQTGDPEDPESVLASFRKEWRRELETQGSSPTPLTPSRNRQGQPRSPRTAQGQENRTETTDVKEADRTSVNQGDEIHPDIESKAAELFNKAVELEQSSRLYEAIQYYRRAMTLVPDIEFRVHQHNMLERNEGYHGTVAETEEPTHEEELQCEELQDLVSRFQHVMAPAQAMCDPQFEQDAPHISCLPPEMLDRIMCWVVGNDLDMRSLEQISQVCHGFYLLARNPEIWHKACLRIWGISCGLPGPTDQRGCLSTSSLHYMVCYISKXTYFRPGDCSFQDQTCQPWHLVHYYRYVRFHTDGTVCMLTTPEEPANVVAHLRSQECRFSQVVRGHYCIHGSNITLLLKKQSREKMSNRRKGRRHNGGTTDVAETIFKIEYEIRGVKGRPHWLLAWRNYTICYVKYDAKQNVTDVDVNDSSKFPSLAFSRVKSYSQISEMPLT from the exons ATGGGTTTAAATTGCAATAATCTGGGCCGTTGCACGACCCCCAACTCCGTTGCAGGTGAAGCTGACGTCATGGTTATGGAGACAACGTTGTGTAGCTTACAC gctGACCCCAGACAATCTGCCagagctgatgataataatattgctcTTGTTGACCTAACTGAGCACACCACAACGCAGACTGGAGATCCTGAG gaTCCCGAATCTGTGTTGGCGTCATTTCGTAAAGAATGGCGCCGAGAATTAGAGACCCAAGGGTCATCACCAACACCTTTGACCCCTTCACGAAATCGCCAAGGTCAACCAAGATCTCCCCGTACCGCCCAGGGTCAAGAGAACAGAACGGAAACTACTGATGTGAAGGAAGCAGATAGGACCAGTGTAAACCAAGGAGATGAAATCCATCCAGATATTGAGTCAAAA GCAGCAGAGTTGTTCAATAAAGCTGTTGAACTAGAACAGAGTAGCCGTTTGTACGAAGCTATTCAATACTACAGGCGTGCTATGACCCTTGTACCTGATATTGAGTTTAGAGTCCATCAACATAATATGCTTGAAAGGAATGAAG GGTACCACGGAACTGTGGCAGAAACAGAGGAGCCCACTCACGAAGAGGAGCTTCAGTGTGAGGAACTGCAAGATCTAGTATCTCGTTTCCAGCACGTTATGGCTCCTGCTCAAGCCATGTGCGACCCTCAGTTTGAGCAAGATGCCCCGCATATTTCCTGTCTGCCTCCCGAGATGTTGGATCGCATCATGTGCTGGGTGGTTGGGAATGACCTTGATATGCGATCGCTCGAGCAAATTTCACAAGTTTGTCATGGATTTTATCTCTTGGCAAGGAACCCAGAAATATGGCACAAGGCCTGTTTAAGAATTTGGGGGATTTCTTGTGGATTGCCAGGACCCACGGATCAGCGAGGATGTTTATCCACGTCCTCCTTGCACTACATGGTTTGCTATATTTCTAAATAAACTTATTTCCGACCGGGAGATTGTAGCTTTCAGGACCAGACTTGCCAACCTTGGCATTTAGTCCATTATTATAGATATGTCAG ATTCCACACGGATGGCACTGTGTGCATGCTAACAACCCCAGAGGAACCTGCGAATGTTGTGGCTCATTTGCGGTCTCAAGAGTGTCGATTTTCGCAG GTAGTTCGAGGTCACTACTGTATTCATGGCTCTAACATCACCTTGCTTTTGAAGAAGCAATCCAGGGAAAAAATGAGTAACCGCAGGAAGGGTCGTCGGCATAACGGTGGAACAACTGATGTTGCTGAGACCATTTTCAAGATT GAATATGAAATTCGAGGTGTCAAGGGAAGACCACACTGGCTGCTTGCTTGGAGGAACTATACCATCTGTTATGTGAAATATGATGCAAAGCAGAATGTCACAGATGTTGATGTGAACGATAGCAGCAAGTTCCCATCTCTTGCATTTTCCAGAGTGAAAAGCTACTCGCAAATAAGCGAGATGCCCCTTACTTAG
- the MED7 gene encoding mediator of RNA polymerase II transcription subunit 7, translating to MALAGESTSTSTWPLPPSQYINHYTDENIRRGRAPKPPLPIHNEYTMFGMPFNADDAIIRPLESQAIRRLYPQNFDHRRELKKLNHSILVNFLDLLDILIKCPDSNKRTDKIEDINILFINMHHLINEFRPHQARETVRVMLEMQKRQRHQVAERLEQQEELVRRLVREALASLPDNLDLDSKLLVPSLEELQLRPKSDANSNAEDKCSSLDRLMCNIVDAL from the exons ATGGCTCTTGCTGGAGAGAGTACGTCAACATCAACCTGGCCACTACCTCCTTCTCAATATATAAATCACTATACAGATGAGAATATCAGGAGAGGAAGGGCTCCAAAACCTCCACTACCTATTCATAATGAGTACACAATGTTTGGTATGCCTTTCAATGCTGATGATGCAATTATTCGACCTCTTGAAAGCCAG GCCATACGACGTTTATACCCGCAAAATTTTGACCACAGAAGGGAATTGAAGAAGCTAAACCACTCTATCTTGGTGAACTTTCTAGATCTCTTGGATATCCTTATAAAGTGTCCGGATTCAAACAAAAGAACAGATAAAATTGAAGatatcaatatattatttattaacatGCATCATTTGATTAATGAATTTCGACCTCACCAAGCAAGGGAAACCGTTCGCGTGATGCTGGAAATGCAGAAAAGGCAAAGACATcag GTTGCTGAGCGTCTAGAGCAACAGGAAGAGCTTGTGAGGAGATTAGTGCGAGAAGCTCTGGCATCCCTGCCCGACAATTTAGACTTGGATTCTAAGCTGTTGGTGCCTTCATTAGAAGAACTCCAATTGAGACCAAAGAGTGATGCAAATAGTAATGCAGAAGACAAGTGTTCAAGTTTAGACAGATTAATGTGCAATATAGTAGATGCTTTATAA